In one Magallana gigas chromosome 7, xbMagGiga1.1, whole genome shotgun sequence genomic region, the following are encoded:
- the LOC136270012 gene encoding uncharacterized protein: MFTQLSLSRTHMREIHIFSDASEKAISAVVYLRTISNSGDVHVGFVIGKSKIAPLQTTTIPRLELCAAVLGTELAQTVFKHLDIDPDAATYYTDSKVVLGYLNNQTRRFYNYVSNRVAVIHRRSKPLQWKFVPTAQNPADIGTRCLTSVEELAESDWLRGPLLLRSPHSKEEVLTFPLVSPEEDNNVRPEVKVKKTEINTPFVARFENFSTWKSLVRAVYNLKKICRLKRGAADSAAFDVEVMQEAEHFILQEVQAFFYKEEIRSLKDGKPVPPSSCIVTLNPFMDKQGTVRVGGRLNQSNLPVDEKNPIIIPGKSHVARILVSHFHSKVYHQGRLISEGAVRSGGFWITGCKTLVNSVIHKCVTCRKLRGKLEHQRMSDLPADRLTPGPPFSAVGVDVFGPWTVAARKTRGGLSHNKRWAVLFTCLTSRAIHIEVIEEMSSSSFINALRRFVSLRGPVKEMRSDRGTNFLGALDAIQADAVYTEKRPIRDYLRNNRITWTFNPPHASHRGGSWERMIGISRKILDAMLLNPNAKQLSHEVLCTFMCEVCAIVNSRPICSLSCDPDSPYVISPSMLLTQKGFADIPPQTCGDIKEIYKAQWKHVQYLSDTFWKRWKDGYLQNLQARRKWCEERPDVKEGDVVLLRDKELHRGQWPMGLIVRTFESGNDQKVRTVEVRVIKDGKDTTYIRPITELVLLID; this comes from the coding sequence ATGTTTACGCAGCTTTCCTTAAGCCGTACTCACATGAGGGAAATACATATATTCTCGGACGCTTCTGAGAAAGCGATCTCAGCAGTGGTGTACCTGCGTACAATCAGCAACTCTGGTGATGTCCACGTTGGATTCGTCATTGGGAAATCTAAGATAGCCCCACTTCAGACTACAACTATCCCGCGTCTTGAACTTTGTGCAGCAGTCTTGGGCACAGAGTTGGCTCAGACAGTGTTCAAACACTTGGATATCGACCCAGATGCAGCGACGTACTACACAGATAGTAAGGTAGTACTAGGTTACCTGAACAACCAAACTCGCAGATTTTATAACTATGTCTCGAACCGAGTGGCTGTCATCCACAGACGCTCTAAGCCTTTACAGTGGAAATTTGTACCAACTGCGCAGAATCCAGCAGACATAGGGACTAGATGTTTGACATCGGTAGAAGAGCTAGCAGAGAGTGACTGGCTTAGAGGACCACTTTTACTCAGATCTCCTCATAGTAAAGAAGAAGTTCTTACCTTTCCTTTGGTCTCTCCTGAAGAAGACAATAATGTACGTCCAGAagtaaaagtaaagaaaactgaaataaaCACACCATTTGTGGCAagatttgaaaacttttcaacTTGGAAAAGTTTGGTGCGTGCTGTTTATAATCTGAAGAAGATTTGCCGATTGAAAAGAGGAGCTGCAGATTCAGCAGCATTCGATGTTGAGGTCATGCAAGAAGCTGAGCATTTCATCCTGCAGGAAGTACAAGCTTTCTTTTATAAGGAAGAGATCAGATCTTTGAAAGACGGTAAGCCTGTACCCCCTTCAAGCTGCATTGTGACTTTGAACCCATTTATGGACAAACAGGGCACGGTACGTGTTGGCGGACGTCTCAACCAATCTAACCTTCCTGTTGATGAGAAGAACCCAATAATCATCCCTGGAAAATCTCATGTTGCAAGAATTCTTGTGTCCCATTTCCACAGCAAAGTTTATCACCAAGGAAGACTTATCTCAGAAGGTGCAGTGAGGTCCGGTGGGTTCTGGATCACTGGCTGTAAGACACTTGTGAACTCAGTTATACACAAGTGCGTTACCTGCAGGAAACTCCGAGGAAAACTGGAACACCAGCGCATGAGTGACTTACCTGCAGACAGACTGACGCCTGGTCCTCCTTTCTCAGCAGTAGGTGTCGACGTGTTTGGCCCTTGGACTGTAGCCGCGCGCAAGACCAGAGGAGGATTATCTCACAACAAAAGATGGGCGGTACTTTTTACATGTCTGACTTCAAGGGCCATTCACATAGAAGTCATAGAAGAGATGAGCTCTTCATCATTCATAAATGCACTGCGACGTTTTGTGTCTCTACGTGGCCCAGTGAAGGAGATGCGTTCGGACCGAGGGACCAACTTCTTAGGCGCCCTGGACGCGATTCAAGCGGATGCCGTTTATACAGAGAAACGACCTATTAGAGATTACCTTCGCAACAACAGGATAACATGGACCTTTAATCCACCCCATGCATCACACAGAGGAGGATCATGGGAGAGGATGATTGGGATCTCTCGCAAGATACTAGACGCCATGTTGTTGAACCCAAATGCGAAACAGTTGTCCCATGAAGTCTTGTGCACATTCATGTGTGAAGTGTGTGCAATCGTGAACTCCCGTCCTATTTGTTCACTGTCATGTGATCCTGACAGTCCTTATGTCATCAGTCCGTCAATGCTACTTACCCAGAAAGGTTTCGCAGACATTCCTCCACAGACTTGTGGCGACATAAAGGAAATCTACAAAGCTCAGTGGAAACATGTACAATACCTTTCCGATACCTTTTGGAAGCGTTGGAAGGATGGATACTTACAGAATCTCCAAGCAAGAAGGAAATGGTGTGAGGAACGTCCTGACGTGAAGGAAGGCGACGTGGTCCTATTACGTGACAAGGAGTTGCACCGTGGACAGTGGCCGATGGGTTTGATTGTGAGGACTTTCGAAAGTGGCAACGATCAGAAAGTGAGAACAGTTGAAGTTCGGGTGATCAAAGACGGCAAGGACACAACCTACATTCGACCAATAACGGAATTGGTGCTACTGATTGACTAA